AACTCATTTATTGGGTTAGCAATAGCTAAAATACCTTGGGACGATATTAAATCAGATCTAAACAAAGTGCAAAGAGATCTTTTTGCTATAGGCGAAGAATTATCTACCGGAAAAATAAAAATAACTCAAGAAGACGTAAAGTTTTTGGAAGAAAGAACTATACAGTATAGAAAAGAAAGTGGACCAGTAAAACTTTTTGTAATACCTGGAGGATCAGAAGAAGCATCATACTTACACGTCGCTAGAAGTGTAGCAAGAAGAGTGGAAAGAAATTCAGTCAAATATTCAAAAGAAATCGAATTTGACAAGTGGATAATAGTATATCTAAATAGATTATCATCACTACTTTTCTCCATGGCAACGGTAGCTAACAAAAGAAAAGGAATAGAAGAAAAGATTTACGACATAAATAAATACTTCTGATCCATTAATCCAGATTTT
This genomic window from Acidianus manzaensis contains:
- a CDS encoding cob(I)yrinic acid a,c-diamide adenosyltransferase, producing the protein MFTRNGDDGNTDVIRKRVGKDSPLVNMLGDLDEINSFIGLAIAKIPWDDIKSDLNKVQRDLFAIGEELSTGKIKITQEDVKFLEERTIQYRKESGPVKLFVIPGGSEEASYLHVARSVARRVERNSVKYSKEIEFDKWIIVYLNRLSSLLFSMATVANKRKGIEEKIYDINKYF